From the genome of Ignavibacteriales bacterium, one region includes:
- the fumC gene encoding class II fumarate hydratase: MEFRIETDTMGEMKVPVDKYYGAQTARSLMNFKIGGERFPAELIRALGIVKKAAALTSHELGSLPKEKLDLIIKAADEVIDGKLNDHFPLVVWQTGSGTQTNMNCNEVISNRAIEMAGGVMGSKKPIHPNDDVNKAQSTNDAFPTAIHVAAVEEIHRRLIPMVTKLRNSLDEKAKEFKDIIKIGRTHLMDATPLTLGDEFSGYAMQLTNGLARISDSLKRLYEIPLGGTAVGTGLNAHPEYAVKVADTISKLTGKPFKTAPNKYEAMAAKDALVEMSGVLKTIGTSLLKISNDIRWLGSGPRCGIGEISLPENEPGSSIMPGKVNPTQSEAMTMVCAQVFGNDVTINIAGSSGNFELNVFMPVIAFNVLQSIKLLADACESFSEHCVEGITANAANIKKHLENSLMLVTSLNPVIGYDNAAKVAKKAHKENKTLKEAAMELGLLTSEKFDEVVRPEKMIGLRK; the protein is encoded by the coding sequence ATGGAATTTAGAATTGAAACTGACACTATGGGTGAAATGAAAGTGCCGGTAGATAAGTATTATGGCGCACAGACAGCAAGATCATTAATGAACTTTAAAATCGGCGGTGAAAGATTTCCAGCCGAGTTGATACGAGCACTTGGAATTGTAAAAAAAGCAGCCGCTCTTACAAGCCATGAATTAGGAAGTTTACCTAAAGAAAAATTGGATTTGATAATTAAAGCTGCCGATGAAGTGATTGACGGAAAATTGAATGATCATTTTCCTCTTGTAGTTTGGCAGACCGGCAGCGGAACTCAAACCAACATGAATTGCAATGAAGTTATCTCCAACCGCGCAATTGAAATGGCTGGAGGAGTAATGGGCAGCAAAAAACCAATCCATCCTAACGACGACGTTAATAAAGCTCAATCTACTAACGATGCATTTCCCACAGCAATACATGTTGCCGCTGTCGAAGAAATTCACCGCCGTTTGATTCCAATGGTTACTAAATTGAGAAATTCATTAGATGAAAAAGCAAAAGAGTTTAAAGACATAATAAAAATAGGCCGTACGCATTTAATGGATGCAACTCCACTTACTCTTGGAGATGAATTCAGCGGATATGCAATGCAATTGACTAATGGATTAGCACGAATTAGCGATTCATTAAAGCGCTTATATGAAATTCCTCTTGGCGGAACTGCAGTAGGAACCGGTTTAAATGCTCATCCGGAATACGCGGTAAAAGTAGCCGATACAATTTCCAAGTTGACCGGTAAACCTTTTAAAACAGCGCCTAATAAATATGAAGCTATGGCTGCCAAAGACGCGCTTGTTGAAATGAGCGGTGTGTTAAAAACTATTGGCACTTCATTATTAAAAATATCGAATGATATACGATGGCTCGGTTCAGGTCCACGTTGCGGTATTGGCGAAATCTCATTGCCGGAAAATGAACCGGGAAGTTCAATCATGCCGGGTAAAGTTAATCCAACTCAATCGGAAGCAATGACGATGGTTTGTGCTCAAGTTTTTGGCAATGATGTTACAATTAATATTGCCGGCTCGAGCGGAAATTTTGAATTAAATGTTTTCATGCCTGTTATCGCTTTCAATGTTCTTCAATCAATTAAATTATTAGCGGATGCGTGTGAAAGTTTCAGCGAACATTGTGTTGAAGGAATTACTGCAAACGCAGCGAACATCAAAAAACATCTTGAAAATTCTTTGATGCTTGTTACATCGCTCAATCCGGTTATTGGATATGATAACGCGGCAAAAGTTGCAAAGAAAGCTCACAAAGAAAATAAAACTCTAAAAGAAGCAGCAATGGAACTTGGACTTCTTACATCGGAAAAATTTGATGAAGTAGTTCGTCCGGAAAAAATGATTGGTCTCAGAAAATAA
- a CDS encoding C40 family peptidase yields the protein MTRTLLLGLLVLAIFVSCSASSNAQRYKKNKEKPAAPLKTHSKDTVKKSNSKNERIIFNDPADSSSTDDEFDEPPPAGTPIDKSKFAFNIDKLKEFSVVLTSREKVLLEVIKFLDTPYKYGGSTQNGIDCSAFTLQVFQSSLSIDLPRSAREQYSVGEKISKDDLRFGDLVFFNTRRASNPGHVGIYLGENQFVHASRSLGVTVSSLDEAYYKKRYIGARRVDQIEQ from the coding sequence TTGACTAGAACTTTACTTCTGGGACTTCTTGTTCTTGCAATTTTTGTGAGTTGTTCCGCATCGTCAAACGCGCAGCGTTATAAAAAAAATAAAGAAAAACCGGCAGCACCATTAAAAACTCATTCAAAAGACACAGTAAAAAAATCTAATTCAAAGAATGAAAGAATAATATTTAATGATCCTGCAGATTCATCATCAACCGACGATGAGTTTGACGAACCGCCTCCGGCTGGAACCCCAATTGATAAATCCAAGTTCGCGTTTAATATCGATAAACTGAAAGAATTTAGCGTTGTGCTTACTTCGCGTGAAAAAGTATTATTGGAAGTGATAAAATTTTTAGATACTCCTTATAAATATGGCGGAAGTACACAAAACGGAATAGACTGTTCTGCTTTCACATTACAAGTTTTTCAGAGCTCACTTTCAATTGACCTTCCACGCTCTGCAAGAGAGCAATATTCTGTAGGAGAGAAAATATCAAAAGATGATCTGAGATTCGGCGATTTAGTATTTTTTAATACTCGCCGTGCTTCTAATCCGGGTCATGTTGGAATTTATCTTGGCGAAAACCAATTTGTTCATGCAAGCCGCTCTCTTGGTGTTACAGTCTCATCTCTCGATGAAGCTTATTATAAAAAACGGTACATTGGGGCAAGAAGAGTAGATCAAATCGAACAATAA
- a CDS encoding sigma-70 family RNA polymerase sigma factor — MKITKQFTNRESQSLDKYLQEIGKVDLLTPDEEIELAIRIRKNDQLALEKLVKANLRFVVSVAKQYQNQGLTLGDLINEGNLGLIKAARRFDETRGFKFISYAVWWIRQSILQALAEQSRIVRLPLNRVGALNKIGKAYSNLEQEYEREPSAQELAQELDMDISEVSDTLKISGRAVSMDAPFAQGEENRLLDILENDEEPSPDQSLMSESLRREIERALSTLSEREAEVIKLYFGLNKEHSLTLEEIGEKFNLTRERVRQIKEKAIRRLRHASRSKNLRSYLG; from the coding sequence TTGAAAATCACAAAACAGTTCACTAACAGAGAAAGTCAATCGTTAGATAAATATCTTCAAGAGATCGGAAAAGTTGATCTTCTTACACCTGATGAAGAAATTGAACTTGCTATTCGAATCAGAAAAAATGATCAGCTTGCTCTGGAAAAATTAGTCAAGGCAAATTTGCGTTTCGTGGTTTCGGTTGCAAAACAGTATCAGAATCAAGGTCTTACACTTGGTGATCTAATTAATGAAGGAAACCTAGGTCTAATAAAAGCTGCGCGTAGGTTTGATGAAACGCGCGGATTCAAATTTATTTCTTATGCTGTGTGGTGGATTCGCCAGTCAATTCTGCAGGCACTTGCCGAACAATCGAGAATTGTACGCCTTCCTTTGAATAGAGTCGGTGCTTTAAATAAAATTGGAAAAGCTTACAGTAATCTTGAACAAGAATATGAACGTGAACCAAGCGCTCAAGAACTTGCCCAAGAACTTGATATGGATATCAGTGAAGTCTCCGATACTTTAAAAATTTCCGGTCGCGCTGTTTCTATGGACGCTCCATTTGCACAAGGTGAAGAAAACCGGCTGCTGGATATTTTAGAAAACGATGAAGAACCTTCTCCCGATCAATCTCTAATGTCAGAATCACTCAGGCGTGAAATTGAAAGAGCATTGTCAACATTATCCGAAAGGGAAGCCGAAGTGATAAAACTTTATTTCGGTTTGAATAAGGAACATTCACTCACTCTTGAAGAGATTGGTGAAAAATTTAATCTTACACGTGAACGCGTACGCCAAATTAAAGAGAAAGCAATTAGAAGATTACGACATGCTTCTCGCAGTAAAAATTTAAGATCATACTTAGGCTGA
- a CDS encoding EutN/CcmL family microcompartment protein, translating into MHLGRVIGTIWATRKYETLAGYKMLFVQPINAEYKDLGGPIVALDTVGAGAGEIIFYVTASEAVIPLDVEMAPVDASIVGIVDSINVQSV; encoded by the coding sequence ATGCATCTTGGCAGAGTAATAGGAACAATATGGGCGACAAGAAAATATGAGACTCTTGCCGGTTACAAAATGCTTTTTGTTCAGCCGATTAATGCAGAGTATAAAGACCTTGGCGGACCGATTGTGGCGTTAGATACAGTGGGTGCCGGGGCGGGAGAAATTATTTTTTATGTTACTGCAAGCGAAGCCGTAATTCCGCTTGATGTTGAAATGGCTCCAGTTGATGCTTCAATTGTTGGGATTGTTGATTCTATTAATGTTCAATCCGTGTAG
- a CDS encoding EutN/CcmL family microcompartment protein, producing the protein MVLGKVIGTVWSTRKDENLVGAKFLIVRQLDLEYKPKEATVIAVDSVGAGVGEVVLVAQGSSARQTTFTKNKPVDAVIMAIVDKLDISVKEKKKEAVEV; encoded by the coding sequence TTGGTACTTGGAAAAGTTATCGGAACAGTTTGGTCAACAAGAAAAGACGAAAATCTTGTAGGCGCAAAATTTTTAATTGTCCGGCAGCTAGATCTTGAATACAAGCCGAAAGAAGCAACAGTAATAGCTGTGGATTCGGTTGGAGCCGGTGTTGGAGAAGTTGTATTGGTAGCACAGGGAAGCTCTGCGCGTCAAACCACGTTTACAAAAAATAAACCGGTTGATGCTGTAATTATGGCAATTGTGGATAAGCTCGATATTTCAGTGAAAGAAAAAAAGAAAGAGGCGGTTGAGGTCTAA
- a CDS encoding phosphopentomutase, with amino-acid sequence MNNFFIIVLDGVGIGELPDAKNYSDEGSDTLGNMAERLGGLNLPNLEKFGLGNIHPIKGIEPQVSPIASFGKLAEISPGKDSTTGHWELGGLKVEIEFPFYPEGFPKELIDRFMKETGVKGILGNYAASGTEIIKDLGAEHVRTGFPIVYTSADSVFQIAAHEDVISLERLYEICSITRQKVLIGKDSCGRVIARPFEGSEGNFKRTTNRKDFSLDPPDPTILDYCLSNGIETYAIGKVNDLFNYKGIKHQLKTKSNQEGISKIIEVAKSVKGSLIFTNLVDFDVYFGHRNDPEGFHKALQEFDERLPEILNSLDETDCLILTADHGNDATDISTDHTREYVPLLFYKKNIGGKNLGIRRTFADVAQTAAHFFKINNDLHGTSFLEE; translated from the coding sequence TTGAATAATTTTTTTATAATAGTGCTCGATGGTGTCGGGATAGGTGAACTGCCTGATGCAAAAAATTATTCCGATGAGGGAAGTGATACTCTCGGGAATATGGCAGAACGTCTCGGTGGTTTAAATCTGCCGAACTTAGAAAAATTCGGTTTAGGGAATATCCATCCAATCAAAGGAATTGAACCGCAAGTTTCACCAATTGCTTCTTTTGGTAAGCTTGCAGAAATCTCTCCCGGCAAAGACTCAACTACAGGTCACTGGGAACTTGGTGGATTAAAAGTTGAAATTGAATTTCCTTTTTATCCTGAAGGATTTCCTAAAGAACTTATTGATCGGTTTATGAAAGAAACCGGTGTTAAAGGAATTCTTGGTAATTACGCCGCATCCGGAACTGAAATTATTAAAGATCTTGGCGCTGAGCATGTAAGAACTGGATTTCCAATTGTTTATACATCGGCAGATTCTGTTTTTCAAATTGCGGCACACGAGGATGTAATTTCTTTAGAAAGATTGTACGAGATCTGTTCAATTACCCGTCAGAAAGTTCTGATTGGAAAAGATTCTTGCGGAAGAGTAATTGCCCGTCCGTTCGAAGGATCTGAAGGAAATTTTAAACGTACGACTAATAGAAAAGATTTTTCATTAGATCCACCCGATCCAACGATTCTTGATTATTGTTTGAGTAATGGAATAGAGACTTATGCAATCGGGAAAGTTAATGACCTTTTCAACTACAAAGGAATTAAACATCAGTTAAAGACAAAATCCAATCAAGAAGGAATCAGCAAAATTATAGAAGTTGCAAAAAGTGTTAAAGGTTCATTAATTTTCACAAATCTAGTCGACTTCGATGTTTATTTCGGGCACAGAAATGATCCTGAGGGATTTCACAAAGCACTTCAAGAATTTGATGAACGATTACCGGAGATATTGAATTCATTGGATGAAACGGACTGTTTGATATTAACGGCTGATCATGGTAACGATGCGACCGATATCAGCACAGACCATACGCGCGAGTATGTGCCGCTTCTTTTCTACAAAAAAAATATAGGCGGTAAGAATCTAGGCATCCGCAGGACTTTTGCTGATGTAGCGCAGACAGCGGCGCATTTTTTCAAGATCAACAATGATCTGCACGGAACAAGTTTTTTAGAAGAGTAA
- a CDS encoding GAF domain-containing protein, with product MGIKEKIKKRVFIFLFIPILIAIPFFTEDTYIRIISGVVLLIYAGFIIFLRDSMRGESFDQTYEPDLFEDEEKNERDSYETDTGEDFKIISPTKNIEIITSENFGSSFSKGKQDFFKPPDFKTNYDKIALEELPEDVNHDEQFGFVLEKILSVVKDSYMAHTAAFFWYNKNRKRLTLERYVTSSSQIKQQKFDLEDDILGKIVQREEPELLTDIATNAEIDVIRYYGVPQGIKSFVGVPLFYGKHLTGILALDSKMNDAFGIEQVYSLGRIVRVISIIISLFEEKFSESQADQRLKTLLSILGADKKFESEVDVHQTIESSMQGLLDWDSFTLVSYNPSEQKFKTTKIINKTSLKYVGENLEIDLNGTLVGRAILSATPVKIDDTSSSEIPRFAKTEDVSFDGSFLAIPLVYDEHNYGVLCFESLKKNVYSNNEVSYIKNATKIFAFILHSYSTINILKGLLSVDIETKTLNYDAFIERFTIDLVRSKEIGIQGAIAVIKLDEFLEQETLFEGDPFPKVLRTIGQMIKDEMTPLNLLGRISEKVFAVYFFNMSPKDVFLWAEKLRIKIARKAIAVASKQTTFTVSIGVATTTNKTDVQEILTNAELALKKAIEKGGNSVKSIS from the coding sequence ATGGGAATCAAAGAAAAAATTAAAAAGAGAGTCTTCATTTTCTTGTTTATTCCCATTCTCATCGCCATTCCATTTTTTACAGAAGATACATACATACGTATTATTTCCGGTGTCGTTCTTTTAATATATGCCGGATTTATAATATTTCTTCGTGATTCAATGCGGGGTGAATCGTTTGATCAGACCTACGAACCAGATCTTTTTGAAGATGAAGAAAAAAACGAAAGAGATTCTTATGAAACTGATACCGGTGAAGATTTTAAAATAATTTCACCAACTAAGAATATTGAAATAATTACTTCCGAAAATTTTGGAAGTTCATTCAGCAAAGGCAAGCAAGATTTTTTCAAACCGCCGGATTTTAAAACAAATTACGATAAAATTGCTCTGGAAGAATTGCCGGAAGATGTTAATCACGATGAACAATTCGGTTTTGTTCTTGAAAAAATTCTAAGTGTTGTTAAAGATTCTTATATGGCTCACACAGCGGCATTCTTCTGGTACAATAAAAACAGAAAACGTCTAACGCTTGAACGTTACGTAACGAGTTCATCACAAATCAAACAGCAGAAGTTCGATCTCGAAGATGACATCCTTGGTAAAATTGTTCAAAGAGAAGAGCCTGAACTTTTAACCGATATCGCTACCAATGCAGAGATTGATGTAATTCGTTATTACGGCGTTCCCCAAGGAATTAAAAGTTTTGTCGGCGTTCCATTATTTTACGGAAAACATTTGACTGGAATTCTGGCTTTAGATTCAAAAATGAACGACGCGTTCGGTATTGAACAAGTCTATTCATTAGGTAGAATTGTCCGTGTCATTTCAATAATCATCTCATTATTCGAAGAAAAATTTTCAGAATCGCAAGCGGATCAACGGTTGAAAACGCTTCTCAGCATTTTAGGTGCCGACAAAAAATTTGAATCGGAAGTAGATGTTCATCAGACCATTGAATCTTCAATGCAAGGTTTGCTCGATTGGGATTCTTTTACCTTGGTTTCATATAATCCTTCAGAACAAAAATTTAAGACTACAAAAATCATTAATAAAACATCGCTAAAGTATGTCGGCGAAAATTTAGAGATCGACTTGAACGGAACATTGGTTGGAAGAGCGATATTAAGCGCCACACCAGTAAAGATTGACGATACATCTTCATCGGAGATACCGCGTTTTGCAAAAACCGAAGATGTAAGTTTTGACGGTTCTTTCCTTGCGATACCTCTTGTGTATGATGAACATAATTACGGAGTTCTTTGTTTTGAAAGTCTAAAGAAAAATGTCTATTCAAACAATGAAGTTTCTTATATAAAAAATGCTACCAAAATATTTGCTTTTATACTTCATTCTTACTCGACGATAAATATTTTAAAAGGATTGCTCTCCGTAGATATCGAAACTAAAACATTGAACTACGATGCGTTTATTGAACGGTTCACAATTGATCTTGTGCGCAGCAAAGAGATCGGAATTCAAGGTGCTATAGCAGTTATTAAACTTGATGAATTCTTGGAGCAGGAAACTCTTTTTGAAGGAGATCCATTTCCTAAAGTTCTCCGGACTATCGGGCAAATGATAAAAGATGAAATGACACCGCTGAATTTACTTGGACGAATAAGCGAAAAAGTTTTTGCGGTTTATTTTTTCAATATGTCTCCCAAAGATGTTTTTTTATGGGCTGAAAAATTAAGAATTAAAATTGCTCGCAAAGCGATTGCAGTTGCATCTAAACAGACAACTTTTACAGTCTCGATTGGTGTTGCTACAACGACAAATAAAACCGATGTTCAGGAAATCTTAACTAACGCAGAGCTCGCATTAAAAAAAGCGATTGAGAAGGGCGGTAACTCTGTTAAAAGTATCAGTTAA
- the yihA gene encoding ribosome biogenesis GTP-binding protein YihA/YsxC: MKKIEFIKSVFNLGELPKENLPTVVLCGRSNVGKSSFINSVFNTKMAKTSSSPGKTRSINYYLVEKKFFIVDLPGFGYAKVSKKERDAWQLLLEKYFSMNENIKLAIHIIDSRHDPMQLDIELNNFLRNKEIPYFLLMNKSDKLKQAEMASAKKRVVQFFPEIIPGENMLFYSTIKATGKKEIVKHLTSLFLI, encoded by the coding sequence ATGAAAAAAATTGAGTTCATTAAATCCGTTTTTAATCTTGGTGAATTACCAAAAGAAAACTTGCCAACGGTTGTCCTTTGCGGTCGCTCCAATGTTGGAAAATCCTCTTTCATAAATTCCGTTTTTAATACAAAGATGGCAAAGACTTCCTCCTCACCGGGAAAAACCCGCTCAATAAATTATTATCTCGTAGAAAAGAAATTCTTCATTGTTGATTTACCCGGCTTTGGTTACGCAAAAGTTTCGAAGAAAGAACGCGATGCGTGGCAGCTTTTACTTGAAAAATATTTTTCAATGAACGAAAACATTAAGTTGGCAATTCACATTATTGACAGCCGGCACGATCCAATGCAGCTTGATATTGAACTTAATAATTTTCTGCGGAACAAAGAGATTCCTTATTTTCTGCTTATGAACAAGTCCGATAAGTTGAAGCAGGCCGAAATGGCTTCGGCTAAAAAACGGGTTGTACAATTTTTCCCGGAAATTATACCCGGGGAGAACATGCTTTTCTATTCGACTATAAAAGCGACCGGTAAAAAAGAAATTGTAAAACATCTCACTTCGCTCTTCCTTATATGA
- a CDS encoding DNA-directed RNA polymerase subunit alpha, whose product MSYPFIKMPDGVILDESSSKENFGRFIVQPLERGFGVTLGNALRRVLLSSLTGAAINAVKIEGVLHEFSTIPGVVEDVTELILNLKQVRMRITNKKTTGCEISLSGSKEFKAGDIQKYCPDIEILNPDLHIARLNSDAKLNMELRFGIGKGYVPSLEQKILEMTIGTIPIDSIYTPIVNCRYDVENVRIGEKNDFEKLSLEIQTDGSITPEEALSSSAKILKDHIQMFINFDAEPEEEKVENEKDAEAERIKKILLTSVDDLELSVRSHNCLKAANIKNLSDLVRKDESEMLKFRNFGRKSLAELIEIVDNHGLEFGMDVDKYIKDKPENN is encoded by the coding sequence ATGAGCTATCCATTTATAAAAATGCCTGATGGCGTTATTCTCGATGAGTCTTCATCCAAAGAGAATTTTGGAAGATTTATAGTTCAACCTCTCGAAAGAGGTTTCGGAGTTACACTGGGCAATGCCCTTAGAAGAGTATTATTGTCATCCTTAACCGGTGCTGCAATTAATGCTGTTAAAATTGAAGGCGTTCTTCATGAATTTTCTACAATTCCTGGTGTTGTTGAAGACGTTACAGAACTTATTCTTAACTTGAAGCAAGTTAGAATGAGAATTACGAATAAAAAAACTACAGGCTGCGAAATTTCTCTCAGCGGTTCAAAAGAATTTAAAGCAGGTGATATTCAAAAATATTGCCCGGATATAGAAATATTAAATCCCGATCTTCACATTGCAAGATTGAATTCCGATGCAAAGCTAAATATGGAATTACGTTTTGGAATTGGCAAAGGTTATGTCCCTTCATTAGAACAAAAAATTCTCGAAATGACGATTGGAACCATTCCAATTGATTCCATCTATACACCAATTGTCAATTGCCGCTACGATGTAGAAAATGTTCGTATAGGTGAGAAGAATGATTTCGAAAAACTTTCACTCGAAATTCAAACCGATGGTTCCATAACTCCTGAAGAAGCTCTTTCAAGTTCTGCAAAAATTTTGAAAGATCACATTCAGATGTTCATCAACTTTGACGCTGAGCCTGAAGAAGAAAAAGTTGAAAATGAAAAAGACGCCGAAGCAGAGAGAATCAAAAAGATATTATTGACAAGTGTTGATGATCTTGAATTAAGTGTTCGTTCTCATAACTGCTTGAAAGCCGCTAACATCAAAAATTTATCTGACCTAGTTAGAAAAGATGAAAGCGAAATGCTGAAGTTCAGAAACTTCGGAAGAAAATCTTTAGCCGAATTAATTGAGATCGTTGATAATCACGGGCTCGAATTCGGTATGGACGTTGATAAATACATAAAAGATAAACCAGAAAACAATTAG
- the rpsD gene encoding 30S ribosomal protein S4: MARYTGPSCKLCRREKQKLFLKGTKCLSEKCPLEQKNYAPGQHGLTRRAKFSEYGVQLREKQKVKRIYGLMETQFHNIFETANRQKGITGGNLIKLLERRLDNVVFRLGFAPSRKSARQLVLHGHFWVNGKTVDIPSYTLAPGDLISVREKSKKLDAIHNSLRRTKDNVYNWLSVDKATLSGTFLNVPEREDIPLNANEQLIVELYSK, encoded by the coding sequence ATGGCAAGATACACTGGTCCCAGCTGCAAATTATGCAGAAGGGAAAAACAGAAATTATTTTTAAAGGGAACTAAATGTTTATCGGAAAAATGTCCGCTTGAACAAAAAAACTACGCTCCGGGTCAACATGGTTTGACACGCAGAGCAAAGTTTTCTGAATACGGCGTACAGCTTAGAGAAAAACAAAAAGTTAAGAGAATTTACGGCTTAATGGAAACCCAATTCCATAATATTTTTGAAACGGCTAACCGCCAGAAAGGTATTACCGGCGGTAATTTGATTAAGCTACTTGAAAGAAGATTGGACAATGTTGTATTTCGTCTTGGATTTGCCCCCTCTAGAAAATCAGCTCGTCAATTAGTTCTTCATGGACATTTCTGGGTAAACGGAAAGACTGTTGACATCCCATCATATACTCTCGCACCTGGAGATTTAATTTCAGTTCGCGAAAAGAGCAAAAAGCTGGATGCTATTCATAATTCCTTAAGAAGAACAAAAGACAACGTTTACAATTGGTTGTCTGTAGATAAAGCAACTTTATCCGGTACTTTCTTAAATGTTCCGGAGAGAGAAGACATTCCATTGAATGCTAACGAACAATTAATTGTTGAGTTGTATTCTAAGTAA
- the rpsK gene encoding 30S ribosomal protein S11, whose translation MAKVVKKTKKKVHVDAVGVAHIKASFNNVLVTLTDIYGNTISWSSAGKNGFKGSRKNTPFAAQVTAEAAAKEAHDLGLRKVDVFVKGPGSGREAAIRALSTAGLDILSIKDQTPIPHNGCRPPKRRRV comes from the coding sequence TTGGCAAAGGTTGTAAAAAAGACTAAAAAGAAAGTTCACGTTGATGCTGTTGGCGTGGCTCATATTAAAGCCTCATTCAATAACGTGTTGGTTACGCTAACTGATATTTACGGAAATACAATTTCTTGGTCCTCAGCCGGTAAAAACGGTTTCAAAGGCTCAAGAAAAAATACTCCGTTTGCTGCCCAGGTTACAGCAGAAGCTGCTGCTAAAGAAGCGCACGATTTAGGATTGAGAAAGGTTGATGTGTTCGTAAAAGGACCCGGATCCGGAAGAGAAGCAGCAATTAGAGCGTTAAGTACTGCAGGTTTGGATATTCTTTCAATTAAAGATCAAACTCCAATACCGCATAACGGATGCCGACCACCAAAACGAAGAAGAGTTTAA
- the rpsM gene encoding 30S ribosomal protein S13, which translates to MARLAGVDLPKNKKAYIGLTYIFGIGDKSSMEILTKAGVNPDKKVSELTEEEIAKIRSVMTSEYRVEGALRSEVQQNIKRLMDIGSYRGIRHRRGLPVRGQRTRTNSRTRKGKRRTVAGKKKTPAKK; encoded by the coding sequence TTGGCTCGTTTAGCTGGTGTTGATTTACCAAAAAATAAAAAAGCTTATATCGGATTGACCTACATCTTTGGCATCGGTGATAAATCTTCTATGGAGATTTTAACCAAAGCCGGTGTAAACCCCGATAAAAAAGTTTCTGAACTGACCGAAGAAGAAATTGCAAAGATTCGTTCCGTAATGACTTCTGAGTATAGAGTTGAAGGTGCGCTTAGAAGCGAAGTCCAACAAAACATTAAGAGATTAATGGATATTGGTTCTTATCGCGGTATTCGTCACAGAAGAGGTTTGCCTGTCCGCGGTCAGCGTACTAGAACTAATTCAAGAACTCGTAAAGGTAAACGTAGAACTGTTGCCGGTAAAAAGAAAACTCCGGCTAAGAAGTAA
- the rpmJ gene encoding 50S ribosomal protein L36, with amino-acid sequence MKVRSSVRKICENCKIIKRKGVVRVICKNPKHKQRQG; translated from the coding sequence ATGAAGGTCCGCTCATCTGTTCGCAAGATTTGTGAGAACTGTAAGATCATTAAAAGAAAAGGGGTTGTAAGAGTGATCTGCAAAAACCCTAAACACAAACAAAGACAAGGTTAA
- the infA gene encoding translation initiation factor IF-1 produces MAKQGPIKVDGVVTDTLPNAHFKVRLDNGHEILAHISGKMRMHFIKILVGDKVAIELSPYDLNKGRITYRYK; encoded by the coding sequence ATGGCAAAACAAGGACCGATAAAGGTTGACGGAGTTGTAACAGATACATTACCAAATGCGCATTTTAAAGTCCGCCTAGATAACGGTCATGAAATCCTTGCTCATATTTCCGGTAAAATGAGAATGCACTTCATAAAAATTTTGGTTGGCGATAAAGTAGCAATAGAACTTTCGCCGTACGATTTGAATAAAGGTAGAATTACATACAGATATAAATAA